One genomic region from Danio aesculapii chromosome 24, fDanAes4.1, whole genome shotgun sequence encodes:
- the LOC130218458 gene encoding mitochondrial import inner membrane translocase subunit Tim21-like, with translation MSSLVLRIGRTTNCVQHILKRVHVRLQQPRSSLLTLDPVFKTKHCSGSKWAFCHTRSLHTGVYLCSRKDEQKDNDQLSVSRSPHTPPRGSATQKVKQAGKDFTYLIVVLIGLGVTGGLLYVVFQELFSSSSPSKIYGKAFERCRSHPEVIGAFGEPIKGFGETSRRGRRQQVSHLEYMKDGLKYMRLKFYIEGSEPGLRGTVHSESKENPETGKYEFRYIFVEIDTYPRRTIVIEDNR, from the exons ATGTCTTCTTTGGTATTGAGAATTGGAAGGACGACCAATTGTGTTCAGCACATATTAAAACGTGTGCATGTCAGATTACAGCAACCGAGATCATCTTTACTGACACTAGATCCCGTGTTTAAGACAAAGCACTGCTCTGGTTCAAAGTGGGCATTTTGTCACACTCGTTCGCTTCATACAGGAGTTTATTTGTGTAGTAGGAAAGATGAGCAGAAGGACAACGATCAGCTGTCAGTCTCCAGAAGTCCACACACTCCTCCCAGAGGGTCTGCAACACAGAAAG TTAAACAAGCTGGGAAAGATTTCACCTATTTGATCGTAGTGCTCATTGGACTTGGTGTAACAG gtGGCCTGCTGTATGTGGTCTTTCAAGAACTATTTTCCTCTTCAAGCCCAAGCAAAATCTATGGAAAAGCTTTCGAGAGGTGCAGATCTCATCCAGAG GTAATTGGAGCTTTTGGAGAGCCTATTAAAGGCTTTGGGGAAACTAGTCGACGTGGCAGAAGGCAACAAGTCAG TCATTTGGAGTACATGAAGGATGGACTCAAGTACATGCGGCTGAAATTCTACATTGAGGGATCTGAACCAGGATTGCGAGGAACCGTTCATTCAGAATCAAAGGAG AATCCTGAGACTGGGAAGTATGAATTCCGATATATTTTTGTGGAGATAGACACATATCCGAGGAGAACAATTGTCATTGAAGACAACAGATGA